The Euleptes europaea isolate rEulEur1 chromosome 7, rEulEur1.hap1, whole genome shotgun sequence genomic sequence ACAAAATAGAGGTATGTTGAAAGCCCACAGGACAGGTATGCCCACATACACATATGTGCACAATAGAGATGTGGGACATGAAATGCTGAACGCAAGGCCCACACACTCCTTTCTCAGATCCTGTCtgtctttaaataaattataaaaaaggGGTATTgcagagcatgagaaggtgcagaaaagagcaagcaaaatgatcaggggaatagagcaactgccctatgaggagcggttaaaactcttagggcttagctttgaaagaaggctgttaagggcaGACACGATAGAgctctataaaatgatgcatggtgtgaagagagtggacagggagcagcttttctccctctcaggaTACTGGAAtacaggggtcatctgctgaagctggagggtgagaggtacAAAACTGATGAagtcttttttcacacaacgcatagttaaattgtggaactccctgccccaggatgtggtgatggctgccaacttggaaggcttcaagaggggagtggacatgttcatggaggagaggggtattcatggcctctagtaaaaatggatactagtcatgttgcgtacctattctctccaggatcagaggagcatgcctattatgttaggtgctgtggaacacaggcaggacgatgctgctgcagtcgtcttgtttgtgggcttcctagaggcccctggttggccactgtatgaacagactgctggacttgatgggccttggtctgatccagcatggcctttcttatgtttttaattgaGATCAACATGACTGGGAAGGACAGGAAAACGGAGAGAAGGCCCCTCTTTTCAAGGTTGCATTCAGACTGCAAAGGACCAGCACACATACCCCAGAGCAGCTGTAGGCAGGGCCCCCCTTCTCCCAGACTGTAGCTGCTGAAAGGAGATGCTCTGGCCTTCAGGGCAATTTATAGCACCAACAGGTAGGACCCAATTCCTGGCTCACAGACACCCCCTCCCTCAGCTTGTTCATTTTATCCATATCCCACTTTTTGGTCCAAATCCCCAATTCGCGCTATTTGCAGAATAcagcacgggggtgggggtgccgGTAAAAGTGAGCCAGGACCAGGTTATGGTGGTGTCTTCCACTGCCTCTCGCTCCTGGTGGAGGAAGAAATCCAGGTGCTTAGAGTTGGACATCACAATGAAACCGTTTTATTTCAAGTTCCCCCAAGCATGAGCCCTCTGGcaccttaagtggtacagaattTACATCTAGGCAAACTTTCATGCATCAGAACAGATGTGTTTACATTAAAGGCTAAAATTTAACAGAAGAGGGAGTGGGGAGAGATGTTACCGAGAGGAAGCCAGTTAAATGAAAtccaaacaacaacaagaagagttggggtttttataccccgattttctctacctttaaggagtctctaagcagcttacaattgccttccccacaacaggcaccttgtgaggtaggtggggctgaaagagttctgagaactgtgactggcccatggtgtCCCACCCACCCGCTCTGATTATACAATAAGCTGTTGTATAAATGCAATCAACCTACTGGATAGTTTCAAACCAGGGCCTGCAATAAACTAAGATGCCAACTCTTGTCCCCATACTCATTCTGACAATACAGTCATCAGGTCTAACAACACGAGCCCTACTGTCTCGCATTCATTCACTTGCTCATCTTCCAATGTTGGATATGCCATCAGGTATCAGTGGTGCCCTCCCACTCTCTACATAGGACACAAAAAATAAATGGGCATGAATCTGACATCAAAAATCACAGCACTCAaacaccagtgggagaacattttaatcttccaggtcattccattgctgacctaagagtggcagtcctcaaacagagaagcttcaaggggagattgcAATGTGAGATTGCGGAGTTGAGTTCACTCACAAGTTCAGAACGAtggaccctgccccctcccagggCTGAATCCATAGGAtacttatctcactacagatgctaatttcctGCACCTAactaagcatttctcccctgctctaatcaagctgatcacATTTgtgttgtacctctgcatcctgactccctgaCAACCCCCCTACTCGCTCTGAAAACTAAATGTAACTGTTATTATTCTCCTGGCTAcagatttttggggggatgggggaAAGAAAACATTTAGACTGTACGTGAAAGACCCTCAAAAGAGGAAGTCTAACATTGCAATGCAAAACTCAAAATATATTCAAGTTAAGGGCATGGATAATTTGCCTGATACTAGCACATGCATCCGTCAAGGAGGGGTTTCCTGCAGACAAGCTCCAAGCACCTCCTGGGCTTCTGCTGCAACAGACACTTTGCTAAGTTTTGGTGTTTACCGTTTGGCCGGCTCCAGCGTAGTGAGTCATCtttccttctgcttgccaaggtCCAGCCCAGTTCCCCGGTAATAGTAGTGGAGAAGCCCTTCCACCCCCTGGACATGCCCGGACTTGTCGTGTACTCCGTCAGGGTGATCAACCTGACGTCCCTCCAGCAGATGGCAGCACCCATCTTCATCAACCTCTCCTGCTCCCTGACAAGCCAGAAGGCTGCCGTGTTGGTGCGGGTGCCACCGGGCAAGCATCTGTTGGGTAAGCAGGGCCTGACTCTGGTGCCGtgatgctgaacacatgaagctgccttatattgaatcagacccttggtccatcagtcagtattgtttactcagactggcagcagctctacagggtctcaggcagaggtttttcacatcacctacctgcctagcccctttaacaggagatgccggggattgaaccggggaccttctgcatgccaagcagatgctgtaccactgagccacagcctctcccctctgaTAGTTCCCTGGCAAGAAAGGCACACTTGGGAGCGGTCTTCTGGCTGGTCTCGTGAGAACAAAACCCTTCTTTGCACCTCTTGCCAGGCAGTGTAAGAAGAAAATATACCCTATCATCCAGAATATTAGTTAAATTGGtcagtgtgtgtgttaggtgccaccAAGCCACttgactcacggcaaccctacgaattaatgacttccaaaatgtcccatcattagcagccttgctcaggtctcgcaaacttGAGGGCCTTCAGTAGGTCATATTAAACAGCCTACAACTTTTGTTGGCTGTTACCACCCAAGGGGGAAAAATAaaacccctggtggtcccttccaactctatgattctctgtggCCCATCTAGGTCAGTGTGATGTGGGAATTGTCAGACAGCTTGTCGGCTCCTACCAGGTCCTCCTCTTCACCATCTTTGCTGTCCTCGCGTCTACCTCCATCATCTTCCTCAGTAAGTAGCAGAAATGGGAACTTTATTCAGGCAGGTGGGTAAGAACCTTGAGGGGGAGGCTGCGTCAAAGAATCAAGTCTGTACTTTATGGATGGTTAGACAAATCACATATTAGCCGCAATATGGAGGATAACCTCTCACCCAGGTCTGAAATGCTGACGAcagccctttcagactcccaTTGGGCAAGGGTGTGGTTTGTTTAATAATAAGGccgaaggtttttttttttgccaaaaccTCTCTCCAGCCTTCGGTTCTTCCCCGGGAAAGTTGCCCTCACAACACACACAGCTCCTCTCATtagttttgtaaaacaaaatttatttttaagaaaatgaAGAAAACACTCAATCAATAACAAGCAACTAAAACCATCCTACACCCTAGTGAAGGCTGTCAGAAGAAAAAAAGCTGACTCCAGGAAGAGGCTAATGCCTTAAAAAAACGTCCCCCACCAATCAAAGTCTAACGCTCAATCTCTCTCCACCTAGCAACATTCAGTCTTAAAGCCATACACCTGTTATTTTCATACATACAGGTTGCTTGTTAAGGACTCCTGAGATAACAGGTAGCTTTCTTGGGAATATTAACGCACTGTCAAAGTGGCATTAACTAGTACTACATTCAACTCCTTATCAGAGGATAAGCTAGACATAACCAGTGCATCGTGATGCACATACAGTGAGGACAAAACCGTGGCCATTATCAAAGCTTTGCAGCGGCTCCGCTTCAAATAAAGCTACCTGTTAGGTCCCTGCTGCCATAAATCAGAAAGGGTTAAGAGCGGGCCTGCTCCTGAAGCAATGCTTTTCTCCCTTGCAGCATATAACGCTTTCTTGACAAGAATACAAGAAGTCCCCGTGGTGTACATTCCCACTTCGCCTCCGGTACAGACAGGTGAGTGCAACCAAAGCCTTCCTGCAACCGCATGCGTGTCCTAGGCGGAGTTGCCAAAGCTCCAAGGTTGCATCAGGGAATGTGCTGCAGTCAACGGGACCATCAGCTGGACTCAACCCAATGGCAGACtttcctggggaaagctgaacagTTTAAGAAAATTCAGGTTTTTCACTCATTTGATCCTCATCATTCTCATATGTTtgtgtagtgccatcaagtcaaagctgacttatggtgaactcatagggttttcaaggcaagaggcattcagaggtggtttgccattgcctgcgtcacacctctggtattccttggaggtctctcatccaaatacttctCAGGGCCGATGTCGagtgtgtgtgaatggcccaaggtcaccagaaagtagggactcgaacctgggtttcccaggtcctagtccaacacctgaagaagttgatttttatatgccgactttctctaccacttaaggaagaatcaaaccggcttacaatcaccttcccttcccctcaacagacaccccgtgaggtaggtggggctgagagaacgtgactagcccaaggtcacccagctggcttcgtgtgtaggagggggaatcaaacccggttccccagatcagagtccaccgctccaaaccaccactcttaacgccACACTGACTATCATTCTCATGATAGTCACTCAAGAGACTGCCAGAAGTGGGAGCTGATTTAATACATGCATGAGATGCAACCTTTGCTTCTTGAAGGATGTCTGAAGTTTATAAACAGCAGTGGAAAGTTTCGaacacctccccacacacacaacccttcTACATCTGGGTTTTGCTCTTGAAACTTGGGCCATGCTTCTGCTACGACGAGACCAGATCAGCCCCAACTGCTTTGTGCCCAGCCCCTTCTTTGCCCAAGCTGCCGAAGTAAACTCATATTAAATCAGAATCCAACTTAATTCAGCCAGGGCCGTCCATTTTAGCTCCACAGCTGCACTCAAGTCCTTACCAAcggttctctccctcccttccagcATACGGCTTTCCTCTGCCTCACGGGCAGCCTCAGCACCCCAGCGCAAGGCACAGGATCCGGCCAGGCAGTGAAATGTAAGGCGAAGCGAAGCCCCTCCAGGACTGTGTCAAGAATAAATGGATGTTAAGCCAGTGGCGGGTCTTGTTTTTAATCAAGGATGGCCACcttcatggtatggagaaaggGAGCGCAGCACCTTCTGCTCAAAAAGGCCAGTTGTATTTTACTCGAGGACGACAAAAATCCCTTTTACCCATGCACTGCACGGAGGGCACTTGGATGATTGCACAGCATCCATTGTTCAAAGGAGCAAACACCCCCACCGTGCACAGCTGTTTTTAAGCCCCACACTTGACTCCCAGATAACACACCACAGGCTGTGTATTTTTATCCAAAATTTATTGAGTCAAATGGGTGAGGCTACAAGGACAGTGCGCATTTCCCCCTCGTGTTCCATCGCAAGCGGCCGAAGCCTCAAGGGTCACATAGTCACGGCCCATGTTGCTCACATCCCCTGATCAGCACTCTTGAGCCTTCGAGCATTTGCGCCGGCGACTGTGCGCATAGCCCCACCCATCTGGGACAACCAGCTGCTTAATTTAATGCTGCTTTCGCCTGAAGGAGCATCCTGGAAAAGAGAAAAGGCCAAACAGTGAACCAGACAGGACACACAGCACCACACCTTCAGATGCTCCATTTCTGGAACACACACAGCCTCTTGTGCAAAGCTGTTGCAGTGATACCGTATCACCATTTAACCCAAAGTGAGGGCACAATAGCCATCCACCATGCATGAAGCTGGATTatgccgaatcagacccttggtccatcagggtcattattgtctactcggaccagcagcagctctccagggtctcagacggaggtctttgacatcacctactgcctggtcctttttaactggagatgccggggattgaacctgggaccttctgcccgcagaggctcttcctcctaagccacagcccctactcCGGCTGAtggcagctctccatggtctcccaTGGTGGGCTTCCACATGCCATCTGCTGgtcctctttaactggagatcttctgcatgaTAGGCAGGTGCTCTTCCGCTGAGCAATGGCCCCTCTTTCCCCCTACCCAGCAGCCATAACCCTCACAGTAAGCCAGATATCGACCCTTTAAAAGAAATCTTCAACGTGTTTGCTTTTTTTAGAAGCTGCCGCACAAAATAGCTACTTCACTTGTGAAAGTGAGCTGATGCACTGCCTAAGAGCAGATAACAGAAAAACAACCACTACAGCATTTCCCCAGGGCTGGAAAGAGGAGACCTGGATGGTTTCCTGCTCCCATCTGTTCAGCAAACGGCTTGGCAGTTGAAAGCGACCAGCCGTGTGTATTCCCGGCTGCGGTGAGAAACCCCTCCCCGTTCCAGTTccgctgcctttctccctgaccCAAGCCCTGCCTAGCAGTCTCAACCTCTCCTCCCTCTTATAACTAAAGAAATAGTTTCCCTCTCGTAAACCTTTCTTTACTTTTCCCTTCCCACGTCATCTCATTCGGCCTCAaaaggggcttttttttttaacatcatcAACACATTCAGCAACTGCACCACCGCCAGAAAGCTCcagcttgggcgggggggggggggtgtatattAGACTTAACGCAAGACAGTTTGTGCCAACCCGTCATTGGAGTGCAAAACGAGAACCAGGCATACAGCTCAGAGCCCCTTCCTTACCTTCTGTCAACCTGGCCTTTCCTCCAGTGGGCTGGCACAGGACAGTCGAGCAGCCGACACAGAGAACCACCGTCTGAGCGTGACTGAACACAGTGGTAATTTTGTAGCAACCTAGGAAGAAAACGGAAAACATTCCAGCACGGGTCTGCTtcacaggaaaagaggaggaggagttggtttttatatgccaactttctctaccacttaaaggagaatcaaacctgcttagaatcaccttcccctccccacaacagacaccctgtgaggtaggtggggctgagagaactgcgacttgcccaaggtcacccagctggcttcatgtggaggagtggggaatcaaacccggttttccagaacagactccaccgctccaaaccaccgctcttaaccactacaccatgctggagcatCCATCGTTCGATTGCTGGCAAGTGCAACAACCCTTCATCTTTTAGAACTAGGCAGCCTCTGGGATAGCAATCGATCCTGTACATCTGTGTCCCCTTTCAGGCCATTTCTTCAAATATCCTTCATGGGATAACACTCCGACTACATTTCCAACAGAGAGAGCAATCTGCACTGAACCCAAGAACCTGcctcatacccttggtccatcaaagtcagtattgtctactcagactggcagcggctctccaggatctcaggctgaggtctgtcacgtcacctacttgcctagtccctccaactggagatgccagggattgaacctgggaccttgggcatgccaagcagatgctctaccactgagccacagcccctccccttaagcaAAGAAAGTAAAGAAAGATTGGcacatctctctctctgccctcccccagcagaaATAAAGGATCCCCCAGGCAAACCGACAGTGTGCCCTTCTCACAGTTCAGCACAGCACTGACAATCACATGAAGTTAAACATGACTCTCGTTTCTATCCCCCCAGCAGACTTGTAACGGCCTTCACGCCACACACTCTTCACCTGGACATTTCACATCCATGAAGTAAGAGTTAGGACTCTGAACCAAGCGCTTTTTCTTatgcttcctcttctcctcctcagggGAGGGATGCAGGAGATCTTTTGCCAGCTGCAAGGATAAAGGAGAAGTAACATATAAACTAGGGACTCATAACAAAGGACGTGCCTTATGATCCTCCCGTTGGTTGCCACAACAGTATCAAAACAGTACACCTGGGTTCAATGCGGCCAGAATGCGTGCAGCCAGTGGAGGATGGCTTGCCAAGATGCAGCAACCGGCCGACCAAAGCGCTAACCCAAAGGAGTTTATATCTCCCTTCAGCCACAAACTCGCCACACAGCCCTACGCAAACTGCTAAATGTCAACAtctcttcttcccttcttcaTTGGCAACATGATaatattgtcgaaagctttcacggtcagagttccttggttcatgtaggttatccgggctgggtgaccgtggtcttggtattttctttcctgacgtttcgccagcagctgtggccggcatcttcagaggagtaacactgaaggacagtgttactcctctgaagatgccagccacagctgctggcaaaacgtcaggaaagaaaataccaagaccacggtcacccagcccggataacctacaagaaccaatgaggatgatagaatcatagagttggaagggaccaccaagatcatctagtccaaccccccgcacaaagcaggaaactcacaactaccgccccccacacacacccagtgactccctactccatgcccagaaggtggccaagatgccctccctctcgtgatctacctaaggtcatagaatcagcatggctgacagatggccatctagcctctgctggaaaacctgcagggaaggagagctcaccacctcccgaggaagcctgttccacggaggaaccgctctaaccgttagaaaatttttcctaatatctagacggaaactcttttgatttaatttcaacccgttggttctggtccgaccttctggggcgacagaaggGAGCAGGGGCTACCTTTCAGGGCTGCTGCAACAAGCCCTTTCAGGCGGCGATCGCTCCAGAAGGGGCCCTGGCAGGCAGCAGCCCTTCCCTCCCAGGGAACACGCCTGGGGCAGGCAGCCAGCACGGGGACGGCGGCCCAGCGCAGGCGTCCTCCACGAGGCCGGACGGGGGaaggccacccacccacccctcctgcaaaaaaacaacaacaacccacactGCTCTCTTAACCCCTCTGTTATTTATACGTTGCCACTAGGGTGGGAGGTTTTGCGGCATGTACATTTAcaggaaggaaaagagattattacaaattgctaaatcagtggatcttccatagtcaggggaagtctacctgctgtcacaccacaaaaaatgtatatagcGAGGGGGGGGGCAcggtccctcccccctcccacttcccaccccaatttcccccctcccccgtccgCCATTTTGAGCCGCGCGTCCCCGTCCGCGggtgttggtggggggaggggggagaaagcccGGCCGTGCCCAAGGCGACCAAGAGagaccctcctccctcctcccgggGGGGCCTCGAGGCGGGGGCCGAGAGCGACGCCACTCCGGGGCCTCCGCCCCGCCGCGGACTCACAGGCATGTTCgcgtggaggcagctgctgccgaaaagGAGCCAGACCGGAAAGGGAGGGCGCTATATCCGCTGCGGGGTTTCCCGCACGGGCGGAAGCGGCGCCCGGGAGGCGGGCTCTAGCCGAGGCGTCGCGGCCGCCATCTTGGGGAGGAAGGAAGCGGCCGGGGACTTCGCCATGATGCGAAGGTCGCTGCGCCGCCATCTTGCGAGGCGGGGGGACCGCCGGGGAAGCCATGTTGGGAAGGGCGGCCCCGTCGCCGTTTCAGGCGCCATTTtgagaaggcttttaaaaagctaTGGTGGGGGtcgggttgccagccccgggatgggaaatacctggagattttggggatggagcctgaggagggtggggtttggagaggggagggacaataatgccatagagtaagggttgccaacctccaggtcctagctggagatctcccgctattgcaactgatctccagccgatagagatcggttcccctggagaaaatggcctccttggccattggactctatggcattgaaggccctcccctccccaaaccccgccctcctcaggctccgcttccCAAATACCTCCCtgaaggtgaagagggacctgacaaccctatctccaggggaaccgatctctgtcggctggagatccgttgtcatagcaggagctctccagccaccacctggaggttggcaaccctaggtgggggtcATGGGGTTCGTGACAGCAGCACTTTGTTCCGTCAACGGCCTGGCTGTGATGTCATTCTTGGAGACATGACGCGGTTCATTCGGAGGGCCTTATGGAGGCGGTTCGGTGACATCACGTCACTGTGGTATTGGAAGGCGTTTGCGCTTGATGATGTCATGGTGACTGAATGATGTCATgtctctccttcttcttttcctgctgccctcaacttttcctagcaagattgtcttttctagtgactcttgttttctcataatgtggtcaaagtacgacagcctcagtttagtcattttagcctctggggttagttcaggcttgatttgatctagaacccactgatttgtttgtttgttttttggcagtccatggtatccataactctCCATAGTTATAGCTACAAACGTGTATTTTTAAATGACTAATTTAGCAGTTCTTCTCTGCATTTGAAcgacatagaagaagagttggtttttatatgcaactttctctaccacttaagggactcaaaccggcttataatcaccatcccttcccctccctacaacagacaccttgtgaggtaggtggagctgagagagctggaagagagctgtgacttgcccaagggcacccagctggctttgtgtgtaggagtggggaaacaaatccagttcaccagattagcctccgccgctcccgtggaggagcggggaatcaaacccggttctctagatcagagtccactgctccgaaccactgctcttaaccactacaccatgctggagaggggagggacttcaatgtcataaagtccaatcgccaaagcagccattttctccaggggaactgatctgtatcggctggagatcagctgtaatagcaggagatctccagctattacccggaggttggcaaccctacccacagctcATCACAGGATGTGTACACATCAACGAGCGTGAAAGATAGAATTCTACACAGAGCCACACAAAATGAAATGgataataataaaacagatatagtgactcttgttttctcataatgtggccaaagtatgacagcctcagtttagtcattttagcctctggggttagttcaggcttgatttgatctagaacccactgatttgttatttttttggcagcccacggtatccataacactctcctccaacaccacgtttcaaagggaTCTAATTTCTTCCTGTTCCtggttattttaaaattatttttagagAAGAACTAAGCACACAGGGAAAAGACACTCCATGCATAAGTCAAGGTCAAAGTCTCTCCTTTTCCCTGGCTGGAAAGTCAATGCCTCCGGGACAGGACGAAGGTGGGCTTCTGCTCTGTCTTGGCAGGCCCACAGCATCTGTTATCAATTATACACTGCCTCggaccatggaggttccatttagcaagGCTAACAGTCACACTCAGGGACAATGTtgtatggtggggagggggcgctGTCTGAACTAGGCAGTTCTTTGCCCCTTCTGGAAGCAATTAATCCCATCATCTGTGTtattacagttgccaggtccctcttcgccaccagcgggagtgtttttggggcggagcctaaggagggcagggtctggggagggacttcaatgccatagagtccaacggccaaagcagccatttcctccgggtgaattgatctctgtcggctggagatcagttgttatagcaggagatctccagctagtacctggaggatggcaaccctatctacggcatggaagtccctcccctcccccatccctgccttcctcaggcttctcAAGGAGAAAGTTGGGCTAtttacgtatttatttatttgtaccctaCACCCTCTCCCAACATAATTGAGAAAGtggcaaaaaaaattcagtgtcATAAAAGTACGACATGTCAAAACTCAGGGATGAGTATTGTTTACGATTGCA encodes the following:
- the RPS27 gene encoding 40S ribosomal protein S27, with product MPLAKDLLHPSPEEEKRKHKKKRLVQSPNSYFMDVKCPGCYKITTVFSHAQTVVLCVGCSTVLCQPTGGKARLTEGCSFRRKQH